From the genome of Silurus meridionalis isolate SWU-2019-XX chromosome 12, ASM1480568v1, whole genome shotgun sequence, one region includes:
- the wsb1 gene encoding WD repeat and SOCS box-containing protein 1 isoform X2: MRGTAAIAHPCWTLMCPCPRPRGLRAPGRRGFLHVFLWNMDKYTMIRKLEGHHNDVVSCEFSPDGALLATASYDTRVIVWDPHTATILLELGHLFPPPSPIFAGGANDRWVRSVAFCHDGRHIASITDDRLIRFWSIDDNSPQAVASITNGLCCAFSPDGSVLAAGSRDGGVHFWTCPRSISSLQHLCRMALRRVLSTQQVYALSVPQCMQDYLAYRSF, from the exons ATGCGGGGCACGGCTGCCATCGCGCATCCCTGCTGGACGCTCATGTGCCCGTGCCCACGCCCCAGGGGCCTCCGTGCTCCTGGCCGCAGGGGCTTCCTGCAC GTGTTCCTGTGGAACATGGACAAGTACACAATGATTCGTAAGCTGGAGGGACACCATAATGATGTGGTGTCCTGTGAGTTTTCTCCTGATGGAGCCTTGCTGGCCACAGCTTCCTATGACACTCGTGTCATAGTGTGGGATCCCCACACTGCCACTATATTGCTTGAGTTAGG gCACCTCTTCCCTCCTCCTTCACCTATATTTGCAGGGGGAGCAAATGACCGCTGGGTTCGCTCTGTGGCCTTTTGTCATGATGGTCGCCATATAGCCAGCATCACTGATGACAG GTTGATACGATTTTGGAGCATCGATGATAACTCTCCCCAGGCTGTTGCCTCAATCACAAATGGCCTCTGCTGTGCATTCTCTCCAGATGGAAGCGTTTTAGCTGCTGG ttCACGTGATGGCGGCGTTCATTTCTGGACATGTCCTCGCAGCATCTCCAGTCTGCAGCATTTGTGTCGCATGGCACTGCGAAGAGTGCTGTCCACACAGCAGGTCTATGCACTGTCTGTCCCTCAATGCATGCAAGACTACCTAGCCTACAGAAGCTTCTAG
- the wsb1 gene encoding WD repeat and SOCS box-containing protein 1 isoform X1 produces MASFPDCVNENEIAKAKFIGELLAPVAPFDQKSGRETWTVAFAPDGSYFAWSQGHRIVRLLPWSKCMSSFSGRKEEWLNGAGPRRLSRQGSDGVLVPGEPREHTIDCGDIVWGLAFGSSVPEKQSRCENIEWHRFKFGQDQLLLATGLNNGRIKIWDVYTGKLLLNLMDHTDIVRDLTFAPDGSLVLVSASRDKTLRVWDLKDDGNMVKVLRGHQNWVYCSAFSPDSSVLCSVGAGKAVFLWNMDKYTMIRKLEGHHNDVVSCEFSPDGALLATASYDTRVIVWDPHTATILLELGHLFPPPSPIFAGGANDRWVRSVAFCHDGRHIASITDDRLIRFWSIDDNSPQAVASITNGLCCAFSPDGSVLAAGSRDGGVHFWTCPRSISSLQHLCRMALRRVLSTQQVYALSVPQCMQDYLAYRSF; encoded by the exons ATGGCAAGCTTCCCAGATTGTGTTAATGAAAACGAAATAG ctAAAGCTAAGTTCATTGGAGAACTATTAGCTCCTGTGGCTCCCTTTGACCAGAAGTCTGGACGAGAGACGTGGACTGTGGCTTTTGCTCCTGATGGTTCCTACTTTGCTTGGTCTCAAGGGCATCGAATTGTACGACTCTTACCTTGGTCAAAATGCATGAGCAGCTT CTCtgggagaaaggaggagtgGCTAAATGGCGCCGGACCCAGACGCTTGTCTCGGCAAGGTAGCGACGGTGTCCTGGTGCCCGGTGAGCCCAGAGAACACACCATCGACTGTGGGGACATTGTTTGGGGGCTGGCATTTGGCTCGTCTGTTCCCGAAAAACAAAGCCGCTGTGAGAATATTGAGTGGCACCGCTTCAAATTCGGCCAAGACCAGTTACTCCTGGCTACCGGCCTCAACAACGGCCGCATCAAAATATGGGACGTGTATACAG GAAAACTTTTGTTGAATCTTATGGATCACACAGACATTGTTCGGGATCTAACATTTGCGCCAGATGGCAGTCTTGTGTTGGTGTCTGCTTCCAGAGACAAGACATTGCGTGTGTGGGACCTCAAGGACGATG GTAACATGGTGAAAGTGCTGCGTGGGCATCAAAACTGGGTCTACTGCAGTGCCTTCTCCCCAGACTCATCAGTGCTGTGCTCCGTGGGTGCCGGCAAAGCG GTGTTCCTGTGGAACATGGACAAGTACACAATGATTCGTAAGCTGGAGGGACACCATAATGATGTGGTGTCCTGTGAGTTTTCTCCTGATGGAGCCTTGCTGGCCACAGCTTCCTATGACACTCGTGTCATAGTGTGGGATCCCCACACTGCCACTATATTGCTTGAGTTAGG gCACCTCTTCCCTCCTCCTTCACCTATATTTGCAGGGGGAGCAAATGACCGCTGGGTTCGCTCTGTGGCCTTTTGTCATGATGGTCGCCATATAGCCAGCATCACTGATGACAG GTTGATACGATTTTGGAGCATCGATGATAACTCTCCCCAGGCTGTTGCCTCAATCACAAATGGCCTCTGCTGTGCATTCTCTCCAGATGGAAGCGTTTTAGCTGCTGG ttCACGTGATGGCGGCGTTCATTTCTGGACATGTCCTCGCAGCATCTCCAGTCTGCAGCATTTGTGTCGCATGGCACTGCGAAGAGTGCTGTCCACACAGCAGGTCTATGCACTGTCTGTCCCTCAATGCATGCAAGACTACCTAGCCTACAGAAGCTTCTAG
- the cuedc1b gene encoding CUE domain-containing protein 1b, with translation MTSLFRRSSSGGSRGGGGAGGGAGGTGGGGGGGGGGGSAPGELNNSRPNRQVRRLEFNQAMEDFKTMFPSMDYEVIECVLRSNNGAVDATIDQLLQMSIDDNGSDDSSDSDDSIPPEIMERTLEPDSSDEEPPPVYSPPTYDMHIYDRKYPNAPPTPPPRFEVQPSAGHQHTRGYRNWNPPLLGNLPDDFLRILPQQSDSIQTSQNSIQEPSSSMASLPQPVASVAGASGASEQERKLKQYLEDERIALFLQNEEFMKELQRNREFLVALERDRLKYESRKFRSAGNSTGVHYTPGSFEACTVVSDDALFRDKLKHMGKSTRKKLFEIARGFSEKTKRRKAKRRTLLRHHSLGTANSTANLLDDVEGNPCEEESQLRRLQEEERHHREALS, from the exons ATGACCAGTCTGTTTCGGCGGAGTAGCAGTGGCGGCTCTCgtggaggaggtggagcaggagggGGAGCAGGagggacaggaggaggaggaggaggaggaggaggtggaggatcGGCCCCAGGAGAGCTAAACAACAGTAGGCCTAACAGACAGGTGCGACGGCTAGAGTTCAACCAGGCCATGGAAGACTTTAAGACCATGTTTCCCAGCATGGATTATgaagtgattgagtgtgtgctGCGCTCCAACAATGGAGCTGTAGATGCCACCATTGACCAGCTTCTGCAGATGAGCATCGACGACAATGGATCAGATGATTCCTCAGACTCTGATGACAGCATCCCACCCGAG ATTATGGAGCGGACCCTTGAACCAGACAGCTCCGATGAAGAGCCACCTCCAGTGTACTCTCCACCCACATACGACATGCACATATATGACAGGAAATATCCCAATGCCCCTCCCACTCCTCCACccag GTTTGAAGTCCAGCCCTCAGCAGGACACCAGCACACGCGCGGTTACAGGAACTGGAACCCACCTTTACTTGGAAACCTGCCTGATGACTTCCTGCGGATCTTGCCCCAGCAGTCAGACAGTATTCAG acCTCTCAAAACAGCATACAGGAGCCATCGTCCTCCATGGCATCACTGCCTCAGCCAGTTGCCAGTGTTGCTGGAGCATCAGGAGCCTCTGAGCAGGAACGCAAACTCAAACAGTACCTGGAAGATGAGCGAATCGCTCTCTTTCTTCAAAATGAAGAGTTCATGAAGGAGCTGCAGCGCAATCGGGAGTTTCTCGTCGCATTGGAACGAG ATCGCCTGAAATATGAATCAAGGAAATTTAGGTCAGCTGGTAACTCTACAG GTGTCCACTACACTCCTGGGTCATTCGAGGCATGCACGGTAGTGTCAGATGATGCTCTGTTCAGAGACAAACTGAAGCACATGGGAAAAT CAACCAGGAAGAAACTGTTTGAAATCGCTCGAGGGTTTTCAGAGAAGACAAAACGAAGAAAGGCCAAAAGAAGGACCCTTCTGAGACATCATTC ACTAGGCACTGCCAACTCCACTGCCAATCTGCTGGATGATGTGGAAGGAAACCCCTGCG AGGAGGAGAGTCAGCTCAGAAGATTGCAGGAAGAGGAACGACATCACAGGGAAGCACTTTCATG A